Proteins from a single region of Sneathiella aquimaris:
- a CDS encoding TetR/AcrR family transcriptional regulator encodes MNEKVSLTEFSARSYIDILKERIEDDTDAGRGEKRKHMLMLAAAEILQGEGFHNLSIAKIVKQVGAARGTFYIYFENKIDIALQVLSDFRNTLLELYRPQFSVGGPKWNERIFFAEFYYADLHEKNSGLLRSFYQLHDVEPDFRKLRFEREKNWHEKQYKSLIRHLGEPKSTEEETELRQKLHGLRAMSEELCKQIYIEQMPNLIELFPTPHHIARTTSALWESAFVKYQK; translated from the coding sequence CGACATCCTGAAAGAACGGATCGAAGATGACACCGATGCAGGTCGTGGTGAAAAGCGAAAACATATGTTGATGCTGGCGGCAGCGGAAATTCTTCAGGGTGAAGGTTTTCATAACCTGAGCATTGCTAAAATTGTCAAACAGGTGGGGGCGGCACGCGGTACGTTTTACATTTATTTTGAAAACAAAATCGATATTGCGCTGCAAGTATTAAGTGATTTTCGAAATACCCTCCTTGAACTGTATCGCCCACAGTTTTCAGTCGGTGGCCCAAAATGGAATGAGCGCATTTTCTTTGCTGAGTTTTATTATGCGGACCTGCATGAGAAAAACAGTGGCCTGCTCAGGAGTTTTTATCAACTGCATGATGTAGAGCCAGATTTTAGAAAACTTCGATTTGAACGAGAAAAAAACTGGCACGAAAAACAGTATAAGAGCCTGATCCGCCATTTGGGCGAGCCAAAAAGCACAGAAGAGGAAACAGAACTCCGCCAAAAACTGCATGGCCTGCGCGCCATGTCAGAAGAGCTGTGCAAACAAATCTATATTGAACAAATGCCCAATCTTATAGAACTCTTTCCGACGCCTCATCATATTGCCAGGACAACCAGTGCTTTGTGGGAAAGCGCATTTGTCAAATACCAAAAGTAG